TGATCTGCGCGATATTTTAAACGGAGTTTACGACCTGGAGCGGCTGACGGGACGAATTTCCTTAAATCGCGCCAACCCGAGGGACTTGATCTGCCTCAAAGAAAGCCTGCGCCGCCTGCCTCAGATCAAGGGCTTACTTCTGGAGCTAGTTGACGGCCGCCTGCGCGATCTCGGCTGGAAGCTTGATGAATTGACCGAGACGGCCGACCTGATCGAAAAGGCCCTTATGGACGACCCTGCCATGACCCTTAAGAACGGCGGCGTTATTCGAGAAGGGTTCAATGCCGAGCTCGACGAGCTCATGTCCATCATGGCCGATGGCAAAGGCTGGATAGCCCGCATGGAGGCGGAGGAGCGTCAGCGCACAGGTATCTCCTCCCTCAAGGTTGGATTCAACAAGATTTTTGGGTACTACATCGAGGTCACCCGGTCCAACCTGGATCAGGTGCCCGAGGATTATATCCGGCGGCAGACCCTGACCGGGGCGGAACGGTTCGTGACCCCGGAACTCAAGGAATGGGAATCCAAGGTCCTTACGGCTGAAGAGCGGCGCGTACTGTTAGAGCAGAAACTCTTTGAAGGGCTGCGGCAGGACCTGATGGCTTACGTCTCCCGCCTCAAGGACACGGCGGGGTCGCTCGCCGAAATTGACGTGCTGGCGGCCCTGGCGGAAACGGCGGTCAAGTATGATTATGTTCGGCCCGAGCTTCTTCATGACGACCGGATCGAGATCGTGGACGGCCGGCATCCGGTCATCGAACGTTCCCTGCGCCAGGAGACCTTTGTGCCCAATGATATCATCCTGGACAACGACTCCAATCAGATCCTGATTATCACCGGCCCCAACATGGCTGGCAAATCCACCATCCTGCGCCAGGTGGCCCTGATCGTGCTCCTGAACCAGATCGGCAGCTTTGTCCCGGCCGAAAAAGCCCGCCTGGGTATGGTGGACCGCATCTTCACCCGCATTGGAGCCTCTGATGATCTGACCCGCGGCAGATCAACCTTCATGGTCGAAATGAACGAAACCGCCCAGATACTCAACCAGGCCACCAGCAAGAGCCTGGTCATCCTGGATGAAATCGGGAGAGGCACCAGCACCTTTGACGGACTGTCCATCGCCTGGGCCGTGGTCGAGTATATTCATAATCTCCAGGGGCACGGGGTCAGAACCTTGTTCGCCACTCATTACCACGAACTCGTCGAGCTGGCCAAGACGATGTCACGGGTTAAAAATTTTAATGTCGCGGTCAAGCAATGGCGCGACGAGATCATTTTTCTCCGCAAGCTTGTTCCAGGTGGAACGAGCCGCAGTTACGGCCTGGCCGTAGCCCGGCTGGCCGGCCTGCCGTCTGAAATCCTTGACAGGGCGGCCGAGGTTTTAGAGAATCTTGAACGGGAGGAAATTGACCCGACCGGATTGCCTCGCCCGGTGCGTTCAAAGTCCGGCCGTGCTCAGGAAGCGGGCCAGCTGTCTCTTTTTGCCAGAAGGGATGAAAGCCTGACCGATGAGATACAGCGGTTGAACACGGATCAAATGACTCCTCTGGAGGCCCTGAACAAACTGGCCGAGTTAAAAAAGATGGTCCAATGACCCCTCGCCTAAAATACCTGTTCATTCCTTTTCTAGCCGCGGCGATCCTGGCCCTGTGGTTTCAGCCGTCTGAGGCCGCCTCCAACGAAGTTCTTTTCAAATACGCCGAGCAGGCCAAAACCAGGCTTGAAAAAAATAAAAAGGCCCAAGCCTTTCGGCATAACTGGCTCAATGTGACTGACCGCTATAAACGCGTCCTTAAAAAGAACCCTACCAACCGGCGGGCCAGGCAGTCTCTTCTGACCATCGGGGACCTGTACCTCGGCCTCTATAAGCGTTCCAGACTGACTTTGGACCTGAACAAGGCCCTGGATTACTACCGCCGCCTGACCAAACGTTTTCCCAAAGACCCTTTGGCCGCCGAGGCTCAGGTCAAGATCGGCCAGGTTTATTACCTTTACAAGCAGGACAAGGATCGGGCTTATGTCGAGTTCCTGAAGGTTGAACTCAACCACCCTGAGAGTCCCCAGGTCGCTGAGGCTCAGAAGTGGATGACCAAAATCTCCGGGATGCCCGTGCCTAAAGTGGCGGCCAGCAAACCCCCTGTTTCAACCGGACTGAAACCGATGGTCAAGGGTGTTCGTCACTGGTCCACGCCTTCTTACACCCGCGTCGTTATTGACCTGGACCGGGAAACAAAATTTA
This genomic stretch from Deltaproteobacteria bacterium harbors:
- the mutS gene encoding DNA mismatch repair protein MutS; the encoded protein is MPKLTPMLKQYFEIKERYPGAILFFRMGDFYEMFFEDAVKAAPILEIALTSRSKYHNQDIPMCGVPYHSAEAYVARLIKAGFKVAICDQVEDPRLAKGIVARKVTRVVTPGMNISPEIEDPGSPLYLAALTERENDHFGLAALDVSTGDFILTEISGEQTLVSELSRLAPAETLISDDDQQKLAALLDDMALYCTLFESGAFERSRARSVLVNHFGQHALAGFGVEDLPLGLTAAGAVLLYAEENQGENLEHVNRLRCYRLQEYMVLDETARRNLELFANLQDHSPPGSLMSLIDHTVTAMGGRKLKQWLSYPLRDRTQIAERHEAVEALVLDGLRRSDLRDILNGVYDLERLTGRISLNRANPRDLICLKESLRRLPQIKGLLLELVDGRLRDLGWKLDELTETADLIEKALMDDPAMTLKNGGVIREGFNAELDELMSIMADGKGWIARMEAEERQRTGISSLKVGFNKIFGYYIEVTRSNLDQVPEDYIRRQTLTGAERFVTPELKEWESKVLTAEERRVLLEQKLFEGLRQDLMAYVSRLKDTAGSLAEIDVLAALAETAVKYDYVRPELLHDDRIEIVDGRHPVIERSLRQETFVPNDIILDNDSNQILIITGPNMAGKSTILRQVALIVLLNQIGSFVPAEKARLGMVDRIFTRIGASDDLTRGRSTFMVEMNETAQILNQATSKSLVILDEIGRGTSTFDGLSIAWAVVEYIHNLQGHGVRTLFATHYHELVELAKTMSRVKNFNVAVKQWRDEIIFLRKLVPGGTSRSYGLAVARLAGLPSEILDRAAEVLENLEREEIDPTGLPRPVRSKSGRAQEAGQLSLFARRDESLTDEIQRLNTDQMTPLEALNKLAELKKMVQ